In a single window of the Vitis vinifera cultivar Pinot Noir 40024 chromosome 6, ASM3070453v1 genome:
- the LOC100261829 gene encoding heavy metal-associated isoprenylated plant protein 3: MGEKKQNKNEGEKKKNDGNGGAKKEDSGLITVVLKVDLHCEGCGSKVVKYLKGLDGVANAKADSDTNKVTVIGKVDPSMLREKLEQKTKKKVELLSPAPKKDKKNDDGGGGDKKAEKKPEKKAEDKKPKEPPVTTAVLKIDLHCAGCIDKIQRTVSKTKGVESKSIDKQKNLVTVTGTMDVKALVESLKDRLKRPVEIVPPKKDAGGGGGGEKKAKDGDKKADGGGKKEEGVKAEENYFLHESMPGFGFTAGPGQFYPPHPAHPAQMYAPPGYGYGAEYAPAYGPGYGNGYAAESPHAPQMFSDENPNACSVM; encoded by the exons ATGGGAGAG AAGAAGCAGAACAAGAATGAAGgcgagaagaagaagaacgacGGCAATGGAGGAGCCAAGAAGGAAGACAGCGGTCTCATCACTGTTGTCTTGAAGGTGGACCTGCACTGCGAGGGTTGCGGTTCCAAAGTCGTCAAATATTTGAAGGGTCTTGACG GTGTGGCGAACGCGAAAGCAGACAGCGACACTAACAAGGTGACAGTGATCGGAAAAGTGGATCCGTCGATGCTCCGAGAGAAGCTTGAACAGAAAACGAAGAAGAAGGTGGAACTGCTGTCTCCGGCGCCGAAGAAGGACAAGAAGAACGACGACGGAGGAGGAGGAGACAAGAAAGCTGAGAAAAAACCAGAGAAAAAGGCGGAAGACAAAAAACCTAAAGAG cCTCCGGTGACGACGGCGGTTCTGAAGATCGATTTGCACTGCGCGGGATGCATCGACAAGATTCAGCGAACGGTTTCCAAGACCAAAG GGGTTGAATCCAAGTCTATAGACAAGCAAAAGAACCTCGTAACGGTGACGGGGACGATGGACGTCAAAGCTCTAGTGGAGTCTCTCAAAGACAGACTGAAGAGGCCCGTCGAAATCGTTCCGCCCAAGAAAGACGCCGGTGGTGGCGGCGGAGGCGAGAAGAAAGCAAAGGATGGGGATAAGAAGGCAGATGGGGGAGGGAAGAAGGAAGAGGGCGTCAAAGCAGAAGAGAACTATTTCTTACACGAGTCCATGCCCGGATTCGGTTTCACAGCGGGACCGGGCCAATTCTACCCTCCTCATCCTGCTCATCCTGCTCAGATGTACGCACCACCCGGATACGGATACGGGGCTGAATACGCACCTGCCTATGGACCCGGGTATGGAAACGGGTACGCGGCGGAGTCGCCTCACGCGCCGCAGATGTTCAGCGATGAGAACCCAAATGCTTGCTCTGTTATGTGA